From Barnesiella propionica, one genomic window encodes:
- the dnaK gene encoding molecular chaperone DnaK, producing the protein MGKIIGIDLGTTNSCVAVMEGTEPVVIANSEGRRTTPSIVAFVDGGERKVGDPAKRQAITNPTRTIFSIKRFMGENFDQVAKEIDRVPYKVVRSENNTPRVDIDGRLYSPQEISAMILQKMKKTAEDYLGQEVTDAVITVPAYFNDSQRQATKEAGEIAGLNVRRIVNEPTAAALAYGLDKTNKDMKIAVFDLGGGTFDISILELGDGVFEVKSTNGDTHLGGDDFDHVIIDWLADEFKKEEGVDLRQDPMALQRLKEAAEKAKIELSSATSTEINLPYIMPVNGIPKHLVKTLTRAKFEQLADRLIQATIEPCRQALKDAGLSTSDISEVILVGGSTRIPAIQQVVEKFFGKAPSKGVNPDEVVAVGAAIQGAVLSGDVKDVLLLDVTPLSLGIETLGGVMTKLIDANTTIPTRKSETFSTAVDNQPSVEIHVLQGERPMAKDNKTIGKFHLDGIPAAMRGVPQIEVTFDIDANGILNVSAKDKGTGKEQSIRIEASSGLTEDEIKRMKEEAAANAESDAKEKERIDKLNHADALIFQTEKQLKDTGDKLPADKKSTIETALAKLKETHKAQDIAGIDAATTELNNALQAAAQDLYNAQANAQGGAQEQPHAAQEQAPNDNQEGHVTDVDFEEVK; encoded by the coding sequence ATGGGAAAAATTATTGGTATTGACTTAGGAACAACCAACTCTTGCGTAGCTGTTATGGAAGGCACGGAACCGGTTGTGATAGCAAACAGCGAAGGTCGTCGAACGACTCCTTCGATCGTAGCATTTGTTGACGGTGGCGAACGTAAGGTCGGCGACCCTGCAAAACGTCAAGCCATCACGAATCCTACCCGCACAATTTTTTCTATCAAACGTTTCATGGGCGAAAATTTCGACCAAGTTGCGAAAGAGATAGACAGGGTTCCTTATAAAGTAGTACGTAGCGAAAACAATACTCCGCGTGTGGACATAGACGGCCGTCTGTATTCTCCGCAGGAAATTTCCGCTATGATCCTGCAAAAAATGAAAAAAACCGCAGAAGATTATCTGGGACAGGAAGTTACCGATGCGGTTATTACAGTACCTGCATACTTCAATGACTCTCAACGTCAGGCAACAAAAGAAGCCGGAGAAATCGCAGGTCTTAATGTAAGACGTATTGTAAACGAACCTACGGCTGCCGCGTTGGCCTACGGTCTTGACAAGACCAATAAAGATATGAAAATCGCCGTATTCGACTTGGGTGGAGGAACATTCGATATTTCTATCCTGGAATTGGGCGACGGTGTATTTGAAGTTAAATCGACCAACGGTGATACTCACCTGGGTGGTGATGATTTCGACCACGTTATTATAGACTGGCTGGCCGACGAATTCAAAAAAGAAGAGGGCGTAGACCTTCGTCAGGACCCGATGGCTCTGCAACGTTTGAAAGAGGCAGCAGAAAAAGCAAAAATAGAATTGTCCAGTGCAACTTCTACCGAAATAAACCTGCCTTACATTATGCCTGTAAACGGTATACCCAAGCACCTGGTTAAAACATTGACTCGTGCCAAATTCGAACAATTAGCCGACCGTCTTATCCAGGCAACGATAGAACCCTGCCGCCAGGCATTGAAAGATGCAGGATTAAGCACTTCGGATATCAGCGAAGTAATTCTGGTAGGAGGTTCAACACGTATTCCGGCTATCCAGCAGGTCGTTGAAAAATTCTTCGGTAAAGCTCCTTCCAAAGGTGTTAACCCGGATGAAGTCGTTGCAGTAGGTGCTGCTATACAAGGCGCCGTTCTGAGCGGAGATGTAAAAGACGTATTGTTACTTGACGTTACGCCACTGTCACTGGGTATAGAAACACTGGGAGGTGTGATGACCAAATTGATCGATGCCAACACGACTATCCCTACCCGTAAATCGGAAACTTTCTCTACAGCTGTAGATAACCAGCCGTCGGTAGAAATCCATGTATTACAGGGCGAACGTCCTATGGCTAAAGATAACAAAACTATCGGTAAATTCCACCTGGATGGTATTCCTGCCGCTATGCGTGGAGTTCCCCAGATTGAAGTAACCTTTGACATCGACGCTAACGGTATATTGAATGTATCTGCTAAAGACAAAGGAACGGGTAAAGAACAAAGCATCCGTATCGAAGCTTCCAGCGGTTTGACAGAAGATGAAATCAAACGAATGAAAGAAGAAGCTGCCGCTAACGCTGAAAGCGACGCTAAAGAAAAAGAGCGGATAGATAAACTGAACCATGCTGATGCTCTGATCTTCCAAACCGAGAAACAACTGAAAGATACGGGAGATAAACTTCCTGCAGACAAAAAGAGCACTATCGAAACGGCCCTGGCTAAACTGAAAGAAACTCATAAAGCCCAGGATATAGCTGGTATCGATGCCGCAACAACGGAACTGAACAATGCATTGCAAGCTGCAGCACAAGACTTGTACAATGCTCAGGCTAATGCTCAAGGTGGAGCACAAGAACAACCTCATGCTGCACAAGAACAGGCTCCGAATGATAATCAGGAAGGACATGTAACAGATGTGGATTTTGAGGAAGTCAAGTGA
- a CDS encoding acyl-CoA carboxylase subunit beta — protein sequence MSNQLEKVKELIALRAEARLGGGEKAIQKQHDKGKYTARERISQLLDEGSFEEMDMFVKHRCTNFGQEKKSFLGDGVVTGYGTIEGRLVYVFAQDFTVFGGSLSETMAMKICKVMDMAMKMGAPVIGLNDSGGARIQEGINALAGYSEIFQRNIMASGVIPQISGIFGPCAGGAVYSPALTDFTIMTKGISYMFLTGPKVVKTVTHEDVTEEALGGAEVHSTRSGVAHFAAEDGEEGLAIIRKLFSYIPQNNLEEPPLVPCSDPIDRLEDSLNEIIPDNPNKAYDMYEVIGAIVDNGEFLEIQRDYAKNIIIGFARFNGQSVGIVANQPKNLAGVLDSNASRKAARFVRFCDAFNIPLVTLVDVPGFLPGTGQEYNGVILHGAKLLYAYGEATVPKVTITLRKSYGGSHIVMSCKQLRGDMNYAWPTAEIAVMGAAGAVAVLYAKEAKNAEDPVAFIAEKEAEYTKLFANPYNAAKYGYIDDVIEPRNTRFRIIRALQQLQTKKLTNPAKKHGNIPL from the coding sequence ATGAGCAATCAACTTGAAAAAGTAAAAGAACTGATCGCCTTGCGCGCCGAGGCTCGTTTAGGTGGTGGTGAAAAAGCTATCCAGAAACAACACGATAAAGGAAAATATACCGCACGTGAGCGTATATCGCAATTACTTGACGAAGGTAGTTTCGAAGAAATGGATATGTTTGTGAAACACAGATGTACCAATTTCGGGCAAGAGAAAAAATCATTTTTGGGAGACGGCGTTGTAACCGGTTACGGAACAATTGAAGGCCGTCTTGTTTATGTTTTCGCACAAGACTTTACGGTATTCGGAGGATCTTTGTCCGAGACTATGGCTATGAAGATATGTAAAGTCATGGATATGGCTATGAAAATGGGTGCTCCGGTTATCGGTTTGAACGACTCGGGAGGTGCCCGTATTCAGGAAGGAATCAATGCTTTGGCTGGTTATTCCGAAATTTTCCAGCGTAATATCATGGCCTCGGGTGTAATTCCCCAGATATCCGGTATCTTCGGTCCTTGTGCAGGTGGTGCTGTATATTCACCCGCCCTTACCGACTTTACCATTATGACGAAAGGAATTTCTTATATGTTCCTTACCGGGCCTAAAGTGGTAAAAACCGTTACTCATGAAGATGTGACGGAAGAAGCCCTGGGAGGCGCCGAAGTACATTCTACCCGTTCAGGTGTAGCACATTTTGCTGCCGAAGACGGAGAAGAAGGTTTGGCTATTATCCGTAAATTATTCAGTTATATTCCCCAGAATAATCTGGAAGAACCCCCATTGGTTCCATGCAGCGATCCTATCGACCGTCTGGAAGATTCGCTGAATGAAATTATTCCCGATAATCCTAATAAGGCGTACGATATGTACGAAGTCATAGGTGCAATCGTAGATAACGGGGAGTTCCTGGAAATACAACGTGATTATGCCAAAAACATCATTATCGGATTTGCACGTTTTAACGGTCAGTCTGTCGGTATTGTCGCCAATCAGCCTAAGAACCTTGCCGGAGTGTTAGACAGCAATGCTTCACGTAAAGCTGCCCGTTTCGTTCGTTTCTGCGATGCGTTCAATATACCATTGGTTACATTGGTTGATGTACCGGGATTCTTGCCGGGTACGGGACAGGAATACAATGGCGTTATCTTGCATGGTGCTAAGTTATTGTATGCTTATGGCGAAGCTACCGTTCCTAAAGTAACGATAACATTGCGTAAGTCTTACGGAGGTTCTCACATCGTAATGAGCTGTAAACAACTTCGCGGTGATATGAACTATGCATGGCCTACTGCCGAAATCGCTGTAATGGGTGCTGCCGGTGCGGTTGCCGTTCTTTATGCAAAAGAAGCAAAAAACGCAGAAGATCCTGTTGCTTTCATTGCCGAAAAAGAAGCAGAATACACCAAATTGTTTGCTAACCCTTATAATGCCGCTAAATATGGTTATATCGACGATGTTATCGAGCCGAGAAATACCCGTTTCCGCATTATCCGTGCATTACAGCAACTGCAGACTAAGAAATTAACGAATCCTGCTAAGAAGCATGGTAATATTCCTTTGTAA
- a CDS encoding sodium ion-translocating decarboxylase subunit beta — translation MSFTQFIGDNLMRFWEYTGFANATPQHFIMLGIGLFFIYLAIKKNFEPMLLVPIGFGMLIGNIPFNMGAGLEVGIYEEGSVLNILYQGVSAGWYPPLIFLGIGAMTDFSSLIANPKLMLVGAAAQFGIFGAYMVALALGFEPDQAGAIAIIGGADGPTAIFLSSKLAPNLMGAIAVSAYSYMALVPLIQPPIMRLFTTKKERLIRMKPARIVSQNEKILFPIVGLLLTCFVVPTGLPLLGMLFFGNLLRESGVTTRLAKTASGSMCDIVTILLGMTVGASTQASEFLTGNTILIFALGFMAFIIATTSGVLFVKIFNLVLPKHKKINPLIGNAGVSAVPMSARISNNIGLEYDSTNYLMMHAMGPNVAGVIGSAVAAGVLLGFLA, via the coding sequence ATGAGCTTTACACAATTTATTGGAGATAATTTAATGCGTTTCTGGGAGTATACGGGATTTGCCAATGCTACTCCCCAGCATTTTATCATGTTAGGTATAGGGCTTTTCTTTATCTATTTGGCGATTAAGAAGAATTTTGAGCCTATGTTGTTGGTACCCATTGGGTTCGGTATGCTTATCGGAAATATACCGTTCAATATGGGGGCAGGTCTTGAAGTGGGTATTTATGAAGAAGGTTCGGTCCTTAACATTCTTTATCAAGGCGTTAGTGCGGGATGGTATCCTCCGCTAATATTCTTGGGCATCGGAGCCATGACCGATTTCTCTTCACTTATAGCCAATCCTAAACTTATGTTGGTGGGAGCTGCTGCGCAGTTCGGTATTTTCGGGGCTTATATGGTAGCTTTGGCTCTCGGTTTTGAGCCCGACCAGGCAGGTGCTATTGCCATAATCGGCGGTGCCGATGGTCCTACTGCCATTTTCCTTTCTTCGAAACTGGCTCCTAACTTGATGGGAGCGATTGCCGTATCGGCCTATTCATATATGGCTCTCGTGCCTTTGATCCAGCCGCCTATTATGAGGCTGTTCACGACCAAGAAAGAACGTCTTATACGTATGAAACCGGCTCGTATAGTTTCCCAGAATGAGAAAATACTTTTCCCGATCGTAGGATTATTGCTTACCTGTTTTGTAGTTCCTACGGGACTTCCTTTGTTGGGAATGTTATTCTTCGGGAATTTGCTGCGTGAAAGCGGAGTAACTACCCGTTTGGCAAAAACCGCGAGCGGTTCCATGTGCGATATCGTTACCATTTTGCTGGGTATGACTGTAGGCGCGTCTACACAGGCATCGGAATTCCTTACAGGAAATACGATTTTGATTTTCGCACTGGGTTTTATGGCTTTTATCATCGCTACGACTTCGGGTGTACTGTTTGTGAAAATATTCAATCTGGTATTGCCCAAACATAAAAAAATCAATCCGCTTATCGGTAATGCCGGTGTTTCGGCGGTACCCATGTCAGCACGTATCTCTAATAATATAGGTCTTGAATATGACTCGACCAATTATCTGATGATGCATGCTATGGGGCCGAATGTTGCCGGTGTGATAGGTTCTGCCGTAGCGGCAGGTGTCTTGCTGGGATTCCTTGCATAG
- the mce gene encoding methylmalonyl-CoA epimerase yields MNISHIEHLGIAVKSLEEAIPYYEQVLGLKCYSVEEVADQKVKTAFFKVGQTKIELLEPTSEDSTIAKYIEKRGEGIHHLAFAVDGVADALAEVEAKGVKLIDKEPRKGAEGLNIAFLHPKSTCSVLTELCEDPNKK; encoded by the coding sequence ATGAACATTTCTCACATTGAACATCTGGGTATCGCAGTAAAGAGCCTGGAAGAAGCCATTCCCTATTATGAACAAGTATTGGGACTTAAGTGCTATTCTGTAGAAGAAGTCGCTGACCAAAAAGTAAAAACTGCTTTTTTTAAAGTAGGACAAACAAAGATAGAATTACTGGAACCTACCAGCGAAGACAGTACGATCGCTAAATATATCGAGAAACGCGGAGAAGGAATCCATCATCTTGCATTTGCAGTGGACGGTGTGGCTGACGCATTGGCCGAAGTGGAAGCTAAAGGAGTTAAGCTGATAGACAAAGAACCTCGTAAAGGTGCCGAAGGTCTTAATATCGCATTTTTGCATCCGAAGTCCACTTGCAGCGTATTAACCGAACTTTGTGAAGATCCAAATAAAAAATAA
- a CDS encoding biotin/lipoyl-containing protein: protein MKEYKYKINGNVYKVAVGDIENNIAQVEVNGTTYKVELENEAPKAIVPKVSTRPASAPRTETGAPVVAKVASSSGVAAVKSPLPGVINDILVKVGDDVKVGQTILILEAMKMENNINATKAGKVTEIKINKGDSVLEGTDLIVIE, encoded by the coding sequence ATGAAAGAATATAAATATAAGATAAACGGTAATGTATATAAGGTTGCCGTTGGTGATATTGAGAACAATATTGCTCAGGTTGAAGTGAACGGAACAACATATAAAGTTGAACTTGAAAATGAAGCTCCTAAGGCCATCGTTCCTAAGGTATCTACCCGTCCGGCATCGGCTCCCCGTACCGAAACAGGTGCTCCTGTTGTAGCAAAAGTCGCTTCATCATCGGGTGTAGCTGCCGTGAAATCTCCTCTGCCGGGCGTTATCAATGACATTCTTGTAAAAGTAGGCGATGATGTTAAAGTAGGACAGACGATCCTCATTCTGGAAGCTATGAAGATGGAGAATAACATCAATGCTACGAAAGCAGGAAAAGTGACCGAAATAAAAATCAATAAAGGAGACTCGGTGCTCGAAGGTACTGATCTTATCGTAATAGAATAA
- a CDS encoding OadG family transporter subunit — protein sequence MNKKSLGIFLVFVALACASFAQGRKGIRINEVLVNNEANYQDDYGMQSAWIELFNTNFSSVDVRSCYLTNDKNNPKKYPIPKGDVLTEMPPRQHLLFWADGQPNRGTFHVNFTLDPTKENWIGLYDSNGITLIDSVTVPANIAADHSWARRVDGEDGWVLKGGNDPHNYVTPSTNNITLDSNEKIEMFKKHDAAGVGMAVIAMGVVFSALLLLFISFRLIGRISVLISKRRAMVAHGITDRAEAKEKQLGREAGEVYAAIAMALEQHLNAHDIEDTVLTINKVRRAYSPWNSKIYTLRETPHKK from the coding sequence ATGAATAAAAAAAGCTTAGGGATATTTCTTGTTTTTGTGGCTCTGGCCTGTGCCTCTTTTGCACAAGGACGCAAGGGTATTCGTATTAACGAAGTGCTGGTGAATAATGAAGCCAATTATCAGGATGACTATGGTATGCAAAGCGCTTGGATAGAATTGTTCAATACCAATTTTTCCAGTGTGGACGTTAGAAGCTGTTACCTGACAAATGACAAGAACAATCCTAAAAAATATCCTATACCCAAGGGAGATGTGCTTACTGAGATGCCTCCCCGGCAACATCTTTTGTTTTGGGCGGACGGACAACCGAACCGGGGAACGTTTCATGTGAACTTTACCCTCGATCCTACAAAAGAGAACTGGATTGGTCTGTATGATTCTAATGGAATCACATTGATCGATTCTGTCACCGTTCCGGCTAATATTGCAGCCGATCATTCCTGGGCACGCAGAGTAGACGGGGAAGACGGCTGGGTACTTAAAGGCGGGAACGATCCTCATAATTATGTTACTCCCAGTACGAATAACATCACTCTGGATAGTAATGAAAAGATCGAAATGTTTAAGAAACATGACGCTGCCGGTGTAGGTATGGCTGTCATAGCTATGGGAGTGGTCTTTAGTGCGTTACTTTTATTATTTATTTCGTTCCGTCTGATCGGACGTATATCTGTGCTGATAAGCAAGCGTCGAGCCATGGTCGCACATGGAATTACCGATAGGGCCGAGGCCAAGGAAAAACAACTGGGCCGTGAAGCCGGTGAAGTGTATGCAGCTATCGCTATGGCATTGGAACAACATTTAAATGCCCATGATATAGAGGATACGGTACTTACGATAAATAAAGTGCGCCGTGCATATTCTCCTTGGAATTCCAAGATATATACATTGCGTGAAACGCCGCATAAAAAATAA